From Candidatus Manganitrophus morganii, the proteins below share one genomic window:
- the typA gene encoding translational GTPase TypA — translation MKAEIQNKLREDIRNIAIIAHVDHGKTTLVDKMLRQGGAFKSHEGVVERVMDSNDLERERGITILAKNTSVHYKQFKINIVDTPGHADFSGEVERTLNMVNGVLLLVDAFEGAMPQTKFVLRKALELNLRPIVVINKIDRADARPKEVVDQVVDLFLELEANDDQLDFPIVYASAKAGFAKLNLEDSSTDLSPLFDTIISRVGPPAGDEAASLQMLVTSLDYDNFVGRIALGRIFRGKIRVGETLALVQGEGANIKGKVTRIIGYEGLKKVELAEAAAGEIIGVAGFEEAQIGATLADPNAPEALPTISIGEPTISMNFMVNTSPFAGKEGKFVTSRNLRERLYRELRSNVALRIEDTGNTDVFKVSGRGELHLSILIETMRREGYEFAVSRPTVILKEIDGKTYEPIERLMLDIEEAYIGTVMEGLGRRRGEMVNMGNTLGGHVRLEFEVPSRGLIGYRSEFLTATRGTGIMNYTFSSFQPHKGEISSRTKGALISMETGEAILFSLHHIQERGVLFVSPGEKIYEGMVIGEHSRANDLIVNASKKKHLTNFRSSTAEDALVLTQPRKMSLEEAIAFLADDELLEITPQTIRLRKKYLSELDRKRLAKK, via the coding sequence ATGAAGGCCGAAATCCAGAACAAGTTGAGAGAAGACATTCGAAACATTGCGATTATCGCGCACGTCGACCATGGAAAGACGACCTTGGTGGATAAGATGCTCCGGCAGGGAGGGGCTTTTAAATCCCATGAAGGGGTTGTCGAGCGGGTCATGGACTCCAACGACCTGGAACGGGAGCGCGGAATCACGATTTTGGCCAAGAATACGTCGGTTCACTATAAGCAGTTCAAGATCAACATCGTCGATACCCCGGGCCATGCCGACTTTTCGGGAGAGGTGGAGCGGACCCTCAACATGGTGAATGGGGTTCTTCTTCTCGTGGACGCGTTTGAGGGGGCGATGCCCCAGACCAAGTTTGTTCTCAGAAAGGCGCTGGAGCTCAACCTCCGCCCCATCGTCGTCATCAACAAAATCGACCGGGCCGACGCCCGGCCCAAGGAAGTGGTCGATCAGGTGGTCGATCTTTTCCTCGAATTGGAAGCCAATGACGATCAACTCGACTTTCCGATCGTTTACGCCTCGGCCAAAGCGGGCTTCGCCAAGCTGAACCTGGAAGATTCCTCCACCGATCTCTCGCCCCTCTTTGACACGATCATTTCAAGGGTCGGTCCTCCTGCCGGAGATGAGGCGGCGTCGCTACAGATGCTGGTGACCTCTCTTGATTATGATAATTTTGTCGGCCGGATCGCGTTGGGGCGGATCTTTCGCGGGAAAATTCGCGTCGGAGAGACCCTGGCCCTCGTTCAGGGAGAGGGAGCGAATATTAAGGGAAAGGTCACGCGAATTATCGGATATGAGGGGCTGAAAAAGGTGGAATTGGCCGAAGCGGCCGCGGGTGAGATCATCGGCGTGGCCGGCTTTGAAGAGGCGCAGATCGGCGCCACCCTGGCCGATCCGAATGCGCCGGAGGCGCTGCCGACGATCTCCATCGGCGAGCCGACCATTTCGATGAATTTTATGGTGAACACCTCTCCGTTCGCCGGGAAAGAGGGGAAGTTCGTCACGAGCCGCAACCTTCGGGAGCGTCTTTATCGAGAGCTCCGGTCCAACGTCGCGCTCCGAATCGAAGACACCGGGAACACCGATGTTTTCAAGGTGTCGGGGCGGGGAGAACTCCATCTTTCGATTCTCATTGAGACGATGCGACGGGAGGGATATGAGTTTGCCGTTTCGAGGCCGACCGTCATTTTAAAAGAGATCGACGGGAAAACCTATGAGCCGATCGAGCGCCTGATGCTCGATATCGAAGAGGCCTATATTGGGACGGTGATGGAGGGGCTCGGCCGACGGCGGGGAGAGATGGTCAATATGGGGAACACGCTCGGCGGGCACGTTCGTCTCGAATTCGAGGTCCCGTCCAGGGGATTGATCGGTTATCGATCCGAATTTTTAACCGCCACCCGCGGCACGGGAATCATGAACTACACCTTTTCCTCTTTCCAACCGCACAAGGGCGAGATCTCCTCTCGAACAAAGGGGGCGCTGATTTCGATGGAAACCGGCGAGGCGATCCTTTTTTCGCTCCATCATATTCAAGAACGAGGCGTTCTTTTCGTCTCTCCCGGAGAGAAAATTTATGAGGGAATGGTCATCGGCGAGCATTCCCGGGCGAACGACCTGATTGTGAATGCCTCTAAAAAGAAACATCTTACCAATTTCCGCTCTTCCACCGCAGAGGATGCCCTCGTATTGACTCAGCCGAGAAAAATGAGTTTAGAAGAGGCGATTGCCTTCCTGGCGGATGATGAACTCCTGGAAATTACCCCTCAGACAATCCGGTTGCGGAAGAAATACCTAAGCGAACTGGACCGGAAGCGTCTGGCCAAAAAATAG
- a CDS encoding phosphoribosylaminoimidazolesuccinocarboxamide synthase, translated as MKMKVPKEILLESQLTGLGTPTRGKVRDIYDLGDAFLFVASDRISAFDVVLPEGIPGKGYVLTQLSLHWFDLFAKMGDSVPNHVITAEFDRFPEKCRPYRDVLEGRSMLVRKAEPLPVECIVRGYLSGSGWKEYQKTGTVCGEKLPAGLVESARLPEPIFTPSTKAPMGTHDINISFEEMKSTVGASLAEEVRAASLNIYKKAAAHAEKRGIIIADTKMEFGLDPKTKRPLLIDELLTPDSSRFWPMDTYAPGKGQPSFDKQYVRDYLLSVNWSGTPPPPHLPASVVEQTSRKYFEALERLAK; from the coding sequence ATGAAAATGAAGGTACCGAAAGAGATTCTCTTGGAGAGTCAACTGACCGGCTTGGGGACGCCGACGCGGGGGAAGGTGCGCGATATTTACGATCTGGGAGACGCGTTTCTCTTCGTCGCCTCCGATCGGATCTCCGCCTTCGACGTCGTTCTGCCGGAGGGGATTCCCGGAAAAGGTTATGTCCTCACACAGCTCTCTCTGCATTGGTTCGACCTCTTCGCCAAAATGGGCGATTCGGTGCCGAACCATGTAATCACTGCGGAATTCGACCGCTTTCCTGAAAAGTGCCGTCCTTATCGGGATGTTCTGGAAGGGCGGAGCATGCTGGTTCGGAAGGCCGAGCCGCTTCCGGTCGAATGCATCGTCCGAGGGTATCTTTCCGGCTCCGGCTGGAAGGAATATCAAAAAACAGGGACCGTTTGCGGCGAGAAGTTGCCGGCGGGCCTGGTCGAATCGGCCCGTCTTCCGGAGCCGATCTTTACCCCTTCGACCAAGGCGCCGATGGGAACCCACGATATCAACATCTCCTTCGAAGAGATGAAGTCGACGGTCGGAGCCTCCCTCGCGGAAGAGGTCCGCGCGGCGAGCCTGAACATTTACAAAAAGGCGGCGGCGCACGCCGAAAAGCGGGGGATCATTATCGCCGATACCAAGATGGAGTTCGGCCTGGATCCGAAGACGAAACGCCCCCTTTTGATCGACGAACTTCTCACCCCCGACTCTTCCCGTTTCTGGCCGATGGACACCTACGCCCCCGGCAAGGGGCAGCCGAGCTTTGACAAACAGTATGTCCGCGACTATCTCCTCTCGGTCAACTGGAGCGGCACTCCCCCTCCGCCTCATCTCCCCGCCTCGGTTGTGGAGCAGACGAGCCGGAAATATTTTGAAGCGCTCGAACGTTTGGCAAAGTAA
- a CDS encoding 2-oxoacid:acceptor oxidoreductase family protein has product MAAIDTGVKRFNIRMAGIGGQGVVTASHILSNGVIIGKGESTLVPFFGSEKRMAPVESYVRIASGKIYEIGEIIYPNIIMIFHPQVITHGKSYTMPFYWGLKKDGVVLINSDVPVPMIADQVRELEENNAKICYIPATKIANEVGGTDLATNMAMCGAIAGIIQMPDLKSLEQSVKERFLGKGFVVSGGTASLDNVIEKKFAKKAELVAKNFAVVQAAHEYAIEQGWNQWQKDRVTASDKLQKAGVN; this is encoded by the coding sequence ATGGCGGCAATCGATACGGGAGTAAAGCGATTTAACATCCGAATGGCTGGCATCGGAGGTCAGGGGGTGGTAACCGCCTCTCATATCTTAAGCAACGGGGTGATCATCGGAAAAGGGGAGAGCACGCTGGTTCCCTTCTTCGGATCCGAGAAACGGATGGCGCCGGTCGAAAGCTACGTCCGAATCGCGTCGGGGAAAATTTATGAAATCGGGGAGATCATTTATCCCAACATCATCATGATTTTCCATCCTCAGGTGATTACCCACGGCAAATCATATACGATGCCGTTCTATTGGGGTCTGAAGAAAGATGGAGTCGTGTTGATCAACAGCGATGTTCCCGTTCCGATGATTGCGGATCAGGTCCGGGAGCTGGAGGAAAACAACGCGAAGATTTGCTACATCCCCGCGACGAAGATTGCCAACGAAGTCGGCGGGACCGACCTGGCGACCAACATGGCCATGTGCGGCGCCATCGCCGGAATTATCCAGATGCCCGATTTGAAATCGCTGGAGCAGTCGGTGAAAGAGCGTTTTCTCGGAAAAGGATTTGTCGTTTCGGGGGGAACCGCCTCGCTGGACAATGTGATCGAAAAGAAGTTCGCCAAAAAAGCGGAACTGGTGGCGAAGAATTTCGCGGTGGTACAGGCGGCCCATGAGTACGCGATCGAGCAGGGATGGAATCAGTGGCAGAAAGATCGGGTCACCGCCTCGGACAAGCTGCAAAAAGCGGGTGTGAATTAA
- a CDS encoding ferredoxin oxidoreductase codes for MSEGLGEEVKTNPQGDVITAAPAPSKEAKKGAAAQRIVDPDYLFLQAPREKTFITGSEAAKEAIRRANVDVAISYPITPQSETMQQVGYLYAEGYVKDYYRGEEEYGVMSAIAGASRSGVRCLSATAGPGLMRGLEVISSWPGGRLPAVLLIMCRVINAPLAIQPDNVELSYMLNTGCLLFHAENQQDFYDYALAAFMIGEKPEVTLPVAVAVDGFFVTHARGWVSLPAADIKLPPRDCYHEAVPMMDNENPPIRISRDAPIQKSNFISYQMHASWQQEIWAAQERSRKWIDRWLGGLIEVVNPKAKIMIVASGAAVSQSREAVRQAAEQGIEVGLVKIRSIRPFPADEVRAALDHAEKILVPEFNYVGWLAKEVKSTIRGSERVISGPRVFGGMSMPTELILEYITGTPNRR; via the coding sequence ATGAGCGAAGGACTCGGAGAAGAGGTTAAAACAAACCCGCAGGGAGACGTCATCACGGCGGCCCCGGCCCCCTCGAAAGAGGCGAAGAAGGGAGCGGCGGCGCAGAGAATCGTCGATCCCGATTATCTGTTTTTGCAAGCTCCCCGCGAGAAAACGTTTATCACAGGGAGCGAGGCGGCGAAAGAGGCGATCCGGCGCGCGAACGTCGACGTGGCGATCTCCTATCCGATCACCCCTCAGAGCGAAACGATGCAGCAGGTCGGTTATCTCTATGCCGAGGGGTATGTCAAAGATTATTATCGCGGCGAGGAAGAGTATGGCGTGATGTCGGCGATCGCCGGCGCGTCCCGCTCCGGAGTGCGTTGCCTTTCCGCAACCGCCGGACCGGGCCTGATGAGAGGTCTTGAGGTGATCTCCTCCTGGCCGGGCGGACGTCTCCCGGCCGTTCTTCTGATCATGTGCCGGGTGATCAATGCCCCGCTGGCGATTCAGCCTGACAATGTCGAGCTCTCCTACATGCTCAATACCGGCTGCCTTCTCTTCCATGCCGAGAACCAGCAGGATTTTTATGATTATGCGCTTGCGGCGTTTATGATCGGCGAGAAGCCGGAGGTCACCCTTCCCGTCGCGGTGGCGGTGGATGGTTTCTTCGTCACGCATGCGCGCGGCTGGGTGTCGCTTCCAGCGGCAGATATCAAGCTTCCCCCTCGGGATTGTTATCATGAAGCGGTGCCGATGATGGATAACGAAAATCCGCCGATCCGCATTTCGCGTGACGCGCCGATTCAAAAATCGAATTTTATCTCCTATCAGATGCATGCTTCCTGGCAGCAGGAGATCTGGGCGGCGCAGGAGCGTTCCCGGAAGTGGATCGATCGATGGCTGGGAGGGTTGATCGAGGTGGTCAATCCGAAAGCGAAGATCATGATTGTCGCCTCAGGCGCCGCCGTTTCCCAGTCCCGCGAAGCGGTCCGGCAGGCGGCCGAGCAGGGGATTGAAGTCGGTTTGGTGAAGATTCGGTCCATCCGTCCTTTCCCGGCCGATGAGGTCAGGGCGGCGCTCGATCATGCCGAAAAGATTCTTGTTCCCGAGTTCAACTATGTCGGCTGGCTCGCCAAAGAGGTCAAATCGACTATTCGAGGAAGCGAGCGGGTGATTTCTGGGCCGCGGGTGTTCGGTGGAATGTCGATGCCGACGGAGTTGATCTTGGAATATATTACGGGTACGCCAAACAGACGGTAA
- a CDS encoding thiamine pyrophosphate-dependent enzyme — protein sequence MSLDTIRVSPGFQKFLPKEYQDLVENGPFTKERKVSELGSFKEILEEHPMCAGCAMTLFIRVTLLALPSVENSVIIGTAGCGRLALSQAAIPFVYGNYGDTNAVASGLKRGLSVRFKDKPKDVIVMAGDGGLADIGFSAVMHSWFRKEKFTTIMLDNEVYGNTGGQESGMTQKGMVLKMAPNGKKFEKMDMIGLAKTSGVSYIARIAPTNPTRVANTVRKAVLIAREVGPTYIQAYTSCNIEYAIPTPKVMDDAREVEKDRYGFMEYMTDDAKAYWEKSEADRRKLKAPQTK from the coding sequence ATGTCTTTAGATACCATTCGCGTCTCCCCAGGGTTCCAGAAGTTTTTACCGAAGGAATATCAGGATCTCGTCGAGAACGGTCCTTTTACGAAAGAGAGAAAAGTCTCGGAGCTCGGCTCTTTTAAGGAAATCCTTGAAGAGCATCCGATGTGCGCCGGCTGTGCGATGACCCTCTTCATCCGGGTGACCCTTCTTGCGTTGCCGAGCGTAGAAAATTCCGTCATCATCGGAACGGCCGGCTGCGGGCGGTTGGCATTGAGCCAGGCGGCGATTCCATTCGTCTACGGAAACTACGGAGATACCAATGCGGTCGCCAGCGGATTGAAGCGCGGTCTCTCGGTTCGCTTCAAAGACAAGCCGAAGGATGTGATCGTGATGGCGGGAGACGGCGGATTGGCCGACATCGGTTTCTCGGCGGTGATGCACTCCTGGTTCCGGAAAGAGAAATTCACCACCATCATGCTCGATAACGAAGTCTACGGAAATACCGGAGGACAGGAGAGCGGGATGACCCAAAAGGGGATGGTTTTGAAGATGGCCCCGAACGGGAAAAAATTTGAAAAGATGGATATGATCGGTCTTGCGAAGACCTCCGGCGTGTCCTACATCGCCCGAATCGCCCCGACCAATCCGACCCGCGTGGCGAACACCGTCCGGAAAGCGGTTTTGATTGCGCGTGAGGTCGGCCCGACCTACATCCAGGCCTATACCTCCTGCAACATCGAATATGCGATTCCGACGCCGAAGGTGATGGATGACGCCCGGGAAGTCGAAAAAGATCGGTATGGCTTTATGGAATACATGACCGACGACGCCAAAGCCTATTGGGAAAAGTCAGAGGCGGATCGCCGGAAACTGAAAGCGCCCCAGACAAAATAG